TGATCAATAATATAGAAGAAATGCGCCTCTTGAAGAGAAAGAACATGCTTCAGAATCCATACGGAACTCATGTCGGATTGCAGTACAATGTTGAAAGTCAGAAATGGAGCAGTCTTCAAGGTATTTAGTATggtctattttattgttttgttagtggTGAGCCTAGCGTCAAAACCTTGTTTAAACGCAAGGCATTCGAtatagcttaacgactgctatcttaattgacaataactgggaccgactttttacgtgccttccaaagAACAGAGATACCCAGTTTAAATTACTCTAAGCGGTCACCCGTCAATGAGCAGACCGCGGCAAGTGTCACTTAACCCacaatcgtttaccgactgctgagcgcaactggctatggccgTTTAGAAAGGTCAGGCATGATTTCAAGTACCTTCTACCTAGATACAAGGACACGTGACATATAGTGTCTATCTTTTAAATTTCAGGAGATATGATGGAAAACTTATACAACAAGTGGGTAGAAGGCTCTCCGCCTCAAGACGAGATACTGACGTGTGGTGTCATGATGAGCACTTTGAAACTAATCAACTGGCCCTGCGACGGTGAATACGGGATCTATCAGCCCTTCATCTGCGAAAAGACTACAAAATTATGatatagaaatgaaaataatataggtaatggagtaattgaaataaatttagttttttttttacctgaaGTACGATGTTCTACAGTCGGTAGTATACAGTATCGAGattgaacatttaaaatgtactgccaaaatagttcctactacgcccgctagaggcgctgattacaTTTTCGTGCacaatttctcaatagctagccggttgacgaTAGTCGATATTAATAGAGAATCGCGGCACTGaaccgcgattttctacagtcagtactcTCGACTACCGAGAGACCGACAACTAAAATTACCccaagaaaatagttcttgctaTATACGCTTGGAGCACTGATCATTTCTTTATCGGATAGTCGATAGTACCTAGTTGATAGTCACTCCCTGTATAAGTTACTAGTGTGACAATTTAATGTGAACAAAACATTGATACTTTGGCTTTTCGATTGGTTGAGAATCAGAAGTAGTGCAATGGTTATGTTTCTTTAAAGCATAAGTTTATCAAAAATTCTTGGTtaatatgcaatatttattGGTCAGATATTTCGCAAGACAAATTCAATACcatgaaaaatgtattatttgtaccaTACAGTTCgcgtaattttaaaaacaacattcTCGGCCGTCCATTCGTCTTTGTTCAGATGTTGTGTGAGAAAGCTGTTCGAAGAAACGAAACATATACAGGCTGTTCTATTAAATATCTACTGTAATGGTTTGTACTCGTAAATACTGACTggcgtaaaatattttttatttttgacgagaccataatatatgttttgtgCTCCCACTTTAATCAATCACAGTCACATGCTTACTTAAGCGCGCACATAACAACTAGGGACATTAGTCCCTAGTAGTTATATGCGCCCTTAAGTTAAAAAAGATTATGCACAACTGACGATGGAATATAATGCTAAACCGTTTTATCAACGtaatcatttttatacaatattttttacaatcacCCTGTAAACATAAGAAGTTTAAAACAGCTCGTTAGCGGTGACATAATACTTCATTTATGGACAGTACGACATTGAACAAGTCTTGATACTTGATTGATCATTAGGAGTATTATTATTGCACagttataaacaaacatatagCGCGATTAATTCAACTTGATACTATCTTATCGGATTATTGATAGAATATCTTTATAAatgacttatttataaatacgctTGCAGTGTTAAACTACGGTTTCCAAGTTTCTGTAGTAAATAAAAGTTCGAAGTTTCGTTGATTTTGGAATAGCTTCCGAGAGATACAAATCGTGTTTGACATTTGGTCACCTGTCTAAATTAGTTTCATTATCATTCGCTAGGAGCGCTGATTAGTCTTACGTATTAAATTGATAAGTTTTCGATATCTAGGCGCGATAGTATTTCGTAATCGCATATTTATACACAATGAggaacatgtttatttttaattttcaatatgtgtgattaaaatgttactttgtATAAAACAGTTAAGTATTTCTAGTTACAGTGAAGTGAGTGTCTcataatgtttgttaaaatattgtttactgtTATATGTGTCGGTTTAATACTAATCACCGCGTTTGGTAAGTACAAACAATttatctaataattttaaatattgataattatttccgtACTTTATTTTATCGCAGTTTTAAGGAAAATTGGCGATAAAATTGCTTGAGTGTTGCATTGAATAATAAGGtaaataatgtagttttatgttatttagaatattttgtttgcagAAATCGAAACGGCGGCAAGAGTTATCGAGAAGCGCGCTGCCGAAGCTGAAGGATCTTGCGAAATCGAAGGTACCatctgttttattaaatacgaCTATATACCTTCATACGACAtgcttaaatatattaattacgaTGAACTATTCGTTTCGGAATTCGTCATAGAACTGCCGCCAAAATACATCGTTGGAAGTATAGTCCAACTTAGTACCTACAGAGCCCTCCATGTAATGTTCGCCAGTTGCAGAGGTATTCAGAATAAAGAACATCATTGATCctcaggcttatgcagctgacggtagcctgtttcatacagctactttattttggaaagaCACAggaatattaattacaatttcaataaatcttACTTGTTGTCAGACTATAACTCTCGGCTAAACATGTCTCGCAAAAGTCTCTGTTGTATGTGTGTATCGTAACtcattttgatattaatgattttaaactctcgcgacttgaacacataatattaaaatgtgtaatatcttaaacgcgattgaaaagtATACGtcattatttgtttacccgacgtctcgatcgaattgcatcgaccgtaaattatacaaactaaCCTAATTTAATTTTCGATCGCGTTCAAGGctcgttacattataatataatatcgacatttatttctttttaggATACAAATTCTATTCGAACAGCTGTTATAAGTACCACGATGAGCAAAAAACGTGGAGGGAAGCGAACTCTACGTGTGTGGATGAAGGAAGCCATCTCGTCGTGATAAATACTAAAGACGAAGGAAAACTCTTAAAATCCAAGAATATACTCCGAAATTCTGAGTATGGAACTCACGTGGGACTGCAGTATGATGTGGAAGAAAAGAAATGGACTAGTGTTCTAGGTACCTATGCCTATTGTTGTTAAGATATTTAGTAGATGATTTCACGTCAATGCAAGAAGCGTGAATTACTCGCGTTTGATGGAATATGGaacatatatttatgttttctgtGCCTGGTTGATAATTCATCTCTATAAATTTGTgcttataagtatgtttatcagttatttggttaccatggtacaagctttgcttagtttggaatcaaataaccgtgtgtgagttgtccaatgatatttatttatttataacagttatttcatatttatattttgttttaactgttcgtatgtatttttattataagcgACACTAGATTCGATTTCAGTGCGAAATTGTATTTAGGTGTTGATCCAGCTTATCGATCGTGGATCGACGATAAAATAGATTATGATTCATAATAAATTGAAGTTTATCAACAGTTTTTATACACTAGTGGGTTAATCAGTCGATGAACAAAGTTTATCGATCAATCGACAAATCGCCGACTGATAGcgtgtttaattaatatttgataaaaactacGAATGATGATGATTCAGTAATGAATGGCAGCCCCTCATGCTTCGGTTTATTGGCGAGGTTACGTGCACAGACCGATCAGAAAACTGAtgagatatattatatttaaatattttcctttttttaatacaactcCCGTTCTTAGTAGTCTTACGTCATGAAAACTTACAAACACAATTATCGGACACATATTAAACATTGCGCTATAAAGGTCGGCTCCGGTCGACCCGCGCCGTCAATCTTAGGCCTCTTTTTTAGACCCTAGTGTCTGTGCTCTCCAATAAATCCATGACAaaatacctaaaatttgttccTGTTTCAGGTGAAGCAATGGAAGACTTATTCCACGAGTGGAGCGAAGGTTCTACGCCAGATGACGATATCATAACATGTGGtgtaattataaaaacgttGAAACTACTTAGCTGGCCTTGTGATGGTGAATATGGGATCTACCAGCCTTTTGTATGTGAAATAGAACTGGACttatgataaatatatatattttttttattcagcttctttcattattattttacccTCCTATAAGATGAAACAAATGATCAACTGATTGCTGAATTTCAGATTTTGCAAACAATGCATTAGTCGATCACTGtaactttttattatgaatttactttggatttttattattattgatgatCAGTCATAAACACTGTACTGTGTAAagctaaaaaaatgttatcgaCGACTACAAACCACGCATTCTATTTTTAAGAACTATCTTTAAAATGGAATGTCTGACAGCGACCTTTTATCGGAATGCACTGACTATTTTCCATAGCCTCTTTGACTTTATGGGCAAAGGTCTATTCATTTCTTTCCAAAAA
The genomic region above belongs to Anticarsia gemmatalis isolate Benzon Research Colony breed Stoneville strain chromosome 5, ilAntGemm2 primary, whole genome shotgun sequence and contains:
- the LOC142973331 gene encoding hemolymph lipopolysaccharide-binding protein-like gives rise to the protein MKCSCYTMFLSTVFTLLCACIFFIIVPNVQAHLIKERAIEAQKSCEKSGYKLMSNGCYKYHATPLTWNKAYWTCMSEGAYLVVINNIEEMRLLKRKNMLQNPYGTHVGLQYNVESQKWSSLQGDMMENLYNKWVEGSPPQDEILTCGVMMSTLKLINWPCDGEYGIYQPFICEKTTKL
- the LOC142973332 gene encoding snaclec coagulation factor IX-binding protein subunit A-like, coding for MFVKILFTVICVGLILITAFEIETAARVIEKRAAEAEGSCEIEGYKFYSNSCYKYHDEQKTWREANSTCVDEGSHLVVINTKDEGKLLKSKNILRNSEYGTHVGLQYDVEEKKWTSVLGEAMEDLFHEWSEGSTPDDDIITCGVIIKTLKLLSWPCDGEYGIYQPFVCEIELDL